The DNA region AATTCTCTTTGACACAAATTGAAATGTGTTTATACACCATGTATGAATACGTCCGGCTTCAACTGTATGTGGATGTCACGTTTTGGGtcacacagtggtatgaaaaagtatctgaagcttttggaatttctcgcatttctgcatgaaatcaccatcaaatgtgatcggatctttggcaaaatcgcacagatgaaaaaacaatgcctgctttaactaaaaccacccaaagatttataggtttttcatattttaatgaggatagtattagggcagcagctatcgattattttagtagtcgattaatcgatgaactcgttagttcgaataatcgagtaattggatgaggaacataaaaaacaaatacctgagctgagcctcaaacggtatgacaTATATAATTAAATGAGGACCTATGTGCAACAAtgattaggcagagggttcacttacttatttttcccctttctgtcattgtttgcatgctatcctcattaaaatatgaagatctataaatgtttggttgattttagttaaagcagaacctgtttttacatctgtgtgattttgacaaagatcagatcaaatttgacggcgattttatgcagaaatgtaagaaattccaaaaggttcagatactttttcataccactgtataggtCACACAAGTGTTGATAttgtttatatgatgctaaTGTAGTGTTACATTTTTGTTTAATGAGCAAAAACAGTCATTGCCCTATTAAGGGTTAATGGTGTTGTACAGATCACAATTTTTTCTCTCTTCCATTTCAGGTGATCTTTGTGGCAAAAAGTCGAGATGCCCTCAGGTCCTTTATGTTCCCTTTCTATCTAATGAAGGGCTGTGAGATCAAGCAACCTGTACTGGGAGCAAATTACATCAAGGGGACCATCGGTGCCGAGCCCGGAGGTTGGTTCGATTTGGAATGGATGGCAAGAGTTGTTGGAAGTTAGTCATAATTCTCTCACGGTGTTTCGGCTTAGGTGGCTGGGAGGGCAGCACAGGCTTCAAGCTCATCTTTGCAGCAGGAGGCGCCATTGAGTTTGGACAATACATGATGCAGGTGGCCACTCAGGGTGAGTGCACAACCGAACAGAAATTTTGCAGTGTTGGAATTTAACCTTTTAGCCAGAAGCACGTCAATTCGGCTGGCGCAATTCCAGTGACCCTGGCCGGCGCAAAACCAGCAAccaggccaaaaggccaaactttgcgagttcaccttagttttaaccccttgtactgactccattttaataataaaaagaacATATAGCAACCACTCTCCCTGAAAGATTTCAACGCCACCAGttatattttagccaatcaagtaTCTGAGCTTGTCCTGCCCACTCATCCCGCATTGTGACGCCACAGTGctaactagaggtgggaatctttgggcacctaacgattcgattacgaatcAGAGGCTCtgcttcgattataaatcgattactgATGCACCACAAGCCCCCCCTccccgcttttaattttttgtacactcgttccaaaatcaaaattgttcaaaaatcccagGCTAAacaaacaactatttcagtatcaagttaacggttaaaaacagtaaataaaatactcaagtcctcattctgtatcggcagctttaaactacattcaattaatttaatgttgtgaatcaactgttgttgaaattgctcccgttattccagaatttcccttctgtcaatTTTCGATGTGAAACTTTTAAAACTGttccatcatttaaagatagattcaagtcaagattttgccctttttttttttttttttttttaaatagagtaattaggttcgctacaacagagccttcaagagaagtctactgctttaagatggcgcctgtttactagcgcgggaaagtctgtcatttcgcatctagttcttgatATATGATCCAACACGGCCGTCGTCTTTCATTtgacatctagttctagatatatgtgatatctaccatagccgtatgttgccgtatgtttgtagtaactaccaactgggcgctgtttgtagcggctgacggccgcagtcaggtattattgtttttttttaaaattaatatctagcggcatgagttgaacatgatatttactctcggtccgttcctcattgcgtcctgaagaccgcgctgactgtgtttcatttccgctttacctggtataatacaataatcggaatttggatgtttgtgaatcggtctagaatcttccacggccgaatcgtgaataatctaagaatcggaaatttcgcacgcctctaatgcTAACTAATGTCAATGCATGTTTGCTTTGTGTCTGTCAGCTTCCAGAGGTCAGCCATTCAGTCCTGCCTTTGGAGGATGCCCTTTCATGGCTAACGGGGCCTacgctttcccccctcccccttCTAACGGGGCATATCCCGCCGGACCTCCTCCGGGTTACGCCTACCCTGACGAACCTCCTCCAGGTAGCTTGtacaagaaaatatgggtgtgtTTCCTCTAATCTGCTCTATTTTGAACGCACATATAGGCGGCTTTTACACCAACCCTCCCGCATTTGATAACGCCGTAGCCTACATGGCTCCGCCTCCGTATTCATCTGCTCTGGGTCAGCAGCCCCCGCATAACCCTGAGGCCCCATCTTCAGCTGCTGGTGAGTGTGTCCGCTGGAAAAACGGAGTGCTTCGATTTCATCAAGCGCTacaaattttttcatttttagccgAAGCTAAAGCAGCTGAAGCAGCAGCCAGTGCCGCTAGCTCTTCCACACTACCGCCTACTCATGTGTACTTACCAGAGGTAAGTGtctgaacagtgttgtttttggcagccgttTTAATCACCATTTTAGTCTTAGAGACGATATTACTTACTAGTCttagttatattttagtcattacaaaatgtgtttgtcttcgtgtaGTTTTTTGTTGACGTTTACtagaaatgtttttgtctgtcaaaaaaaaaaaaaaaaatactccaaaaataaataaaggtttccaattaTTTAGAATGAACAGTGACAGACGAGCACTTATTGTaggatctacaaggacaacaccaacttcatGATTATGCACACTcctcaggaaaacagtacattattttcaattaattgtagccacctggacaccacgatctgtatgtaaaaaaaaataaaataaaaaattgagggTTTAGAggaccgttagcattagccttcttcaacaggaagtgacccaaaatgaactcgttGCCCGccaatccaattcatttaaattggcTGTTGAAGGAATTTGACATTTTAGCCAAATTgccagaatcacgccagccgaaccgccggacccgcgctggcgcagttcCAACGACAGAtctgacaacccggccaaaagaccaaactccgcgcattcaccttagtcttaaccccttgtactgactccattttgaaagctggtaaaaggcttggaaacacaagttgacaatttattctgagtcaacagcaatcatacagcacagagggacccaggtcaccatatcacaagtagggctgtcaaaatgatcgcgttaacgggcagtagttaattttttaaattaatcacgttaaagtatttgacgcaattaacgcacatgccccgctcaaacagattaaaatgacagcacagtgcaatgtcaacttgttacttgtgttttttggagttttgtcgccctctgctggcgcttgggtgcaactgattttatgggcttaagcacccatgagctttgtgtaattattgacatcaacaatgatgggctactagtttattttttgattgaaaattcaacaaattttatcaaaacgaaaacattaggaggggttttaatataaaatgtctataacttgtactaacatttatcttttaagaagtctttctatccatgggtcgctttaacacaatgttaataattttaatgccatcttgtgctatttattttatatttggtttgttagagtaatataaacagtcaaacagtaaatacgagaaacgatactattccctgtttgattatattaagtgtgttagaataatgcaaacagttagacggtgcctacgagaaaagtttCTATCTCCTtcactgtgaatgctcatcttttagtGCCACTGACGACGAATGAAGTCCAAATAAATTAGACGTCTagcggcgtcaatggcagccaataagttaaaagggaaaatgcaaaaatatcctcTATTACTGTCAAGTGCGAAATCAAATTTACCCCATGACAACTCATTActgttgacaaaaaaatatatacttttccGATCAAATATTGTATCTGTATACAACCTTTCCCATTGATAACtactttttatttgtatttgttgtaGGACAAGCCTCCCCCCTACTCTCCTCCAGAAGACAAGAAGAACCAGTAGGCCTTCCTTCACTTCTACGTTGACCACTTTGAAAATTTCATTCCGCCTCGTCTTCCCCAAAAATATTCTCCATTCGTTAATTTTAATTCCAGTACGTGCATGACATCAAGTACTCGTTGGATTTAAAGTACTGTTGTCACGTAACTAACATACGCTGGTACTTGGACataacgatcctttcgacatccgacataaaattggactcatcatttgtctcgacaacaGAACATGGAAAGAGTCAAATCTctgccgcacctctctcacACTGTCGTcggtcacacggtgcgttcaggaacagcatgcaaaacacaacctccccacattagaacccaattcgttacattattattattattcccatttgtatttataatttaattgttttgcggtgtgtaattgccatttgtaattgtacctgcagtatttattaaggatttggcgtaggtttttgagctgtcgaatgaattaatcaaattatattGTATTCTTATTGGAAAGTCCGACCGTTTTGATATACAAACCAagtcttggaacgaattaaattcgtatgtagagataccactgtattcaACTTGATATCGATACTCAAAAATGActagaagacgtccaatccgtttgaagagggagggtggcagcaaataaatGTTATTTCAGTGCCGTCAGCCAGTGCATTAACAAGGAAAGTTCGAA from Corythoichthys intestinalis isolate RoL2023-P3 chromosome 21, ASM3026506v1, whole genome shotgun sequence includes:
- the wbp2 gene encoding WW domain-binding protein 2, which gives rise to MTLNQNHSESGGVIINNSESVLMNHDNVELIFVDTDGLLPEAFRKSKKGSVYLTPYRVIFVAKSRDALRSFMFPFYLMKGCEIKQPVLGANYIKGTIGAEPGGGWEGSTGFKLIFAAGGAIEFGQYMMQVATQASRGQPFSPAFGGCPFMANGAYAFPPPPSNGAYPAGPPPGYAYPDEPPPGGFYTNPPAFDNAVAYMAPPPYSSALGQQPPHNPEAPSSAAAEAKAAEAAASAASSSTLPPTHVYLPEDKPPPYSPPEDKKNQ